The following are from one region of the Nocardia terpenica genome:
- the egtB gene encoding ergothioneine biosynthesis protein EgtB, whose translation MTVHLTGGDRAETERLRERIAGVLTRARTRTAALTDCMDEAELVAQHSRLMSPLVWDLAHIGNQEELWLVRDVGGREPVRADIDHLYDAFRHARADRPALPLLDPAQARGYVGTVRAKVLDVLSDSALRGSRLVEGGFAFGMIAQHEQQHDETMLATHQLRTGPAVLSAPPAPAATVPVSGEIVVPAGEFTMGTSTDPWALDNERPAHPVRLPGFAIDAAPVTNEQYQRFIEDGGYRRPELWSERGWAHRVEAGLVAPQFWERDGGNRWWRRVFGTMVPVRPRQPVVHVCWFEAEAYANWAGKRLPTEAEWEKAARVDPATGQSRRYPWGDADPDDTTANLGQRHLEPAEVGAYPAGASPAGVHQLVGDVWEWTSSGFEPYPGFHAFPYREYSEVFFGGDYRVLRGGSFGTDPVACRGTFRNWDHPIRRQIFSGFRLARDLRPGEH comes from the coding sequence ATGACTGTTCACCTGACCGGCGGCGATCGCGCCGAGACCGAGCGGCTGCGCGAGCGGATCGCCGGGGTCCTGACCCGGGCGCGCACCCGCACCGCCGCCCTCACCGACTGCATGGACGAGGCCGAGCTGGTGGCCCAGCATTCGCGGCTGATGAGCCCGCTGGTCTGGGATCTGGCGCACATCGGCAACCAGGAGGAGCTGTGGCTGGTGCGCGATGTGGGCGGGCGGGAGCCCGTGCGCGCCGACATCGACCACCTCTACGACGCCTTCCGGCACGCGCGCGCCGACCGGCCCGCGCTGCCGCTGCTCGACCCCGCGCAGGCCCGCGGCTATGTCGGGACCGTGCGGGCGAAGGTGTTGGATGTGCTGTCCGACAGCGCATTACGCGGCTCCCGGCTGGTCGAGGGCGGGTTCGCGTTCGGCATGATCGCCCAGCACGAGCAGCAGCACGACGAGACCATGCTGGCGACGCATCAGCTGCGCACGGGCCCGGCGGTGCTGTCGGCCCCGCCCGCCCCGGCGGCCACGGTCCCGGTCTCCGGTGAGATCGTCGTTCCCGCAGGCGAATTCACCATGGGCACCTCGACCGATCCGTGGGCGCTGGACAACGAGCGACCCGCGCATCCGGTGCGCCTGCCCGGTTTCGCCATCGACGCCGCGCCCGTCACCAACGAGCAGTACCAGCGGTTCATCGAGGACGGCGGCTACCGGCGGCCGGAGCTGTGGTCCGAGCGCGGCTGGGCGCATCGGGTCGAGGCCGGGCTGGTGGCGCCGCAGTTCTGGGAGCGCGACGGCGGAAACCGGTGGTGGCGGCGGGTTTTCGGCACCATGGTGCCGGTGCGGCCGCGGCAGCCGGTGGTGCACGTGTGCTGGTTCGAGGCCGAGGCGTACGCGAACTGGGCCGGAAAGCGCCTGCCCACCGAGGCCGAATGGGAGAAGGCGGCCCGCGTCGATCCGGCCACCGGGCAGTCGCGCCGATATCCCTGGGGCGACGCCGATCCCGACGACACCACCGCGAATCTCGGTCAGCGCCACCTGGAACCGGCGGAGGTGGGCGCGTATCCGGCGGGCGCCTCGCCCGCGGGCGTGCATCAGCTCGTCGGCGACGTGTGGGAGTGGACCTCGTCCGGCTTCGAGCCGTACCCGGGCTTCCACGCCTTCCCGTACCGCGAATACTCGGAGGTGTTCTTCGGCGGCGACTACCGGGTGCTGCGCGGCGGCTCGTTCGGCACCGACCCGGTGGCCTGCCGCGGCACCTTCCGCAACTGGGACCACCCCATCCGCCGCCAGATCTTCTCGGGCTTTCGCCTGGCCCGAGACCTACGCCCGGGCGAGCACTGA
- the egtC gene encoding ergothioneine biosynthesis protein EgtC: protein MCRHLGYLGPAAPVGELLTRGTHSLREQGWAPRDMRGGGTINADGFGVAWWVREPGDTLRASRYRNPAPIWTDPAVDEVLPQLWSTAVVAAVRSATVGMPVERSACAPFTHGRWAFSHNGVVRDWQRVLTEVAAEFGVPSLLDAESRTDSAALWVIVRGLLETPGTAVGQAADSFRAHDPSVALARLARAVLARVPEARLNLLLSDGETLWATTVYHSLAVLVGEEAAVVASEPYDDDPRWRAVPEGRVVTVRPGSLVIASLAGDDRGGDYLEAESERARS from the coding sequence ATGTGCCGCCACCTCGGCTACCTCGGCCCCGCCGCCCCCGTGGGCGAACTCCTCACGCGGGGAACGCATTCGCTGCGCGAGCAGGGCTGGGCCCCGCGCGACATGCGCGGCGGCGGCACGATCAATGCCGACGGCTTCGGCGTCGCCTGGTGGGTGCGGGAGCCGGGCGATACCTTGCGCGCCAGCCGATATCGCAATCCCGCGCCGATCTGGACCGACCCCGCGGTGGACGAGGTGCTGCCGCAGCTGTGGTCGACCGCGGTGGTGGCCGCGGTGCGATCGGCCACGGTCGGGATGCCGGTCGAGCGCAGCGCGTGCGCGCCGTTCACGCACGGGCGCTGGGCATTCAGCCACAACGGCGTGGTTCGGGACTGGCAGCGCGTTCTCACCGAGGTCGCCGCCGAATTCGGGGTTCCGTCCCTCCTCGATGCCGAATCGCGTACCGACTCGGCCGCCCTGTGGGTAATTGTGCGCGGCCTGCTCGAGACGCCTGGTACGGCGGTTGGGCAAGCAGCAGACAGCTTCCGGGCGCACGACCCATCGGTCGCGCTGGCGCGGCTGGCACGGGCCGTCTTGGCGCGAGTACCGGAGGCACGACTGAATCTCTTGCTGAGCGATGGCGAAACACTATGGGCCACTACCGTTTACCACTCGCTGGCGGTGCTCGTCGGCGAGGAGGCGGCGGTGGTGGCGTCCGAACCCTATGACGACGATCCGCGCTGGCGGGCGGTGCCGGAGGGGCGGGTGGTGACGGTGCGGCCGGGGTCGCTGGTCATCGCCTCCCTCGCGGGTGACGACCGTGGCGGGGACTACCTGGAAGCCGAATCCGAAAGGGCGCGTTCATGA
- the egtD gene encoding L-histidine N(alpha)-methyltransferase, which produces MTAPTLEIHLTDDDLTEALRADARRGLTATPKWLPPKWFYDARGSELFEAITELPEYYPTRTERALLERVVGEIAEIARAEVLVELGAGSAAKTRLLLSALSAGGPLKTYVPQDVSESALRGAAAEIAAEFPGLAVHGVVSDFTDTLHNLPRGGRRMIAFLGGTIGNLVPAERAEFLTGIQRVLEPGEQLLLGAGLVIDPAVLVPAYDDAAGVTAEFNRNVLHVLNSRLHADFDPDAFAHIALWDTDNEWIEMRLEAGRDMTVTVADLDLTVRFARGEQLRTEISAKFRIDGLTAELAAAGFATEHVWTDPDARFALILAERR; this is translated from the coding sequence ATGACCGCACCGACGCTGGAGATCCACCTCACCGACGACGACCTCACCGAGGCGCTGCGGGCCGATGCCCGCCGCGGCCTCACCGCCACTCCGAAGTGGTTGCCGCCCAAGTGGTTCTACGACGCCCGCGGCAGCGAACTGTTCGAGGCGATCACCGAGCTGCCCGAGTACTATCCCACCCGCACCGAGCGGGCCCTGCTGGAGCGCGTGGTCGGCGAGATCGCCGAGATCGCCCGGGCCGAGGTGCTGGTGGAGCTGGGCGCGGGCTCCGCGGCCAAGACCCGGCTGCTGCTGTCGGCGCTGAGCGCCGGGGGGCCGTTGAAAACCTATGTGCCGCAGGATGTGTCGGAATCGGCGCTGCGGGGCGCGGCCGCCGAGATCGCCGCGGAGTTCCCGGGGCTGGCCGTGCACGGCGTGGTCAGCGACTTCACCGACACCCTGCACAACCTCCCCCGCGGCGGGCGCCGCATGATCGCGTTCCTCGGCGGCACCATCGGCAACCTGGTCCCGGCCGAGCGCGCCGAATTCCTCACCGGCATCCAGCGGGTCCTGGAGCCGGGCGAGCAGCTGCTGCTGGGCGCGGGGCTGGTGATCGATCCGGCGGTGCTGGTGCCCGCCTACGACGACGCGGCGGGGGTCACCGCCGAATTCAACCGAAATGTGTTGCACGTGTTGAACTCCCGGCTGCACGCGGACTTCGACCCGGACGCCTTCGCGCACATCGCGCTGTGGGACACCGACAACGAGTGGATCGAGATGCGGCTCGAGGCGGGGCGCGACATGACCGTCACGGTGGCCGATCTGGACCTCACCGTGCGGTTCGCCCGCGGCGAGCAACTGCGCACCGAGATCTCCGCCAAGTTCCGCATCGACGGCCTCACCGCCGAACTGGCCGCGGCCGGATTCGCCACCGAACACGTCTGGACCGACCCCGACGCCCGCTTCGCCCTCATCTTGGCCGAGCGTCGCTGA
- a CDS encoding DUF2461 domain-containing protein — protein sequence MSGFAGFPFAGLDFYEDLEADNSKTFWTANKHVWERSVRDPMAALLAELETDFGPAKMFRPYRDVRFSADKTPYKTHQGAVVRVAPGAGWYLHIGAPGLYLGGGLFGPSPEQIARLRTTIDDEVRGGELEALLAKATKAGFTVGGDTLKTRPKGYPIDHPRIALLRHKSLWVSRDFGAPDWLRTPRAAKEIRKSWETIRPVVEWLGAVAGELSDARPR from the coding sequence ATGAGCGGATTCGCGGGTTTCCCGTTTGCGGGACTGGACTTCTACGAGGATCTCGAGGCCGACAACTCGAAGACGTTCTGGACCGCCAACAAGCACGTGTGGGAGCGGTCGGTGCGCGACCCGATGGCCGCGCTGCTCGCGGAGCTGGAGACCGACTTCGGCCCGGCCAAGATGTTCCGGCCCTATCGCGACGTTCGCTTCTCCGCCGACAAGACGCCGTACAAGACGCATCAGGGCGCGGTGGTGCGGGTCGCGCCGGGCGCCGGGTGGTATCTGCACATCGGCGCGCCCGGCCTGTACCTCGGGGGCGGGCTGTTCGGTCCGTCGCCCGAGCAGATCGCCCGGCTGCGCACCACGATCGATGACGAGGTGCGCGGCGGCGAGCTGGAGGCCCTGCTCGCCAAGGCCACGAAGGCCGGTTTCACCGTGGGCGGCGACACGCTGAAGACCCGGCCCAAGGGCTATCCGATCGATCACCCGCGCATCGCGCTGCTGCGCCACAAATCCCTGTGGGTCAGTAGGGATTTCGGCGCACCCGACTGGCTCCGGACCCCGCGCGCCGCCAAGGAGATCCGCAAGTCCTGGGAGACGATCCGCCCGGTCGTGGAGTGGCTGGGCGCGGTGGCTGGTGAGCTCAGCGACGCTCGGCCAAGATGA
- a CDS encoding ribose-phosphate diphosphokinase, whose amino-acid sequence MTAFSTDNQKNLMLFSGRAHPELSEQVAKELDVHITPQTARDFANGEIFVRFEESVRGSDAFVLQSFPAPLNQWLVEHLIMIDALKRGSAKRITAVLPFYPYARQDKKHRGREPISARLVADLLKTAGADRIITVDLHTDQIQGFFDGPVDHMHALVQLSEYVRNHYTLDNITVVSPDAGRVKVAEKWADSLGGAPVAFIHKTRDPLVPNQVKSHRPVGDVDGRTCILIDDMIDTGGTIAEAVRVLREAGAGDVVIAATHGVLSAPAAERLSACGAKEVIVTNTLPITEDKKFPTLTVLSIAPLLARTIREVFENGSVTGLFNGSA is encoded by the coding sequence GTGACCGCGTTCTCGACCGATAACCAGAAGAACCTGATGCTGTTCTCGGGGCGTGCTCACCCCGAGTTGTCCGAACAGGTCGCGAAGGAACTCGACGTTCACATTACCCCGCAAACGGCTCGCGACTTCGCCAACGGTGAGATCTTCGTCCGGTTCGAGGAGTCGGTGCGTGGCTCCGACGCCTTCGTGCTGCAGAGCTTCCCGGCGCCGCTGAACCAGTGGCTGGTCGAACATCTCATCATGATCGACGCGCTCAAGCGCGGTTCCGCCAAGCGGATCACCGCGGTGCTGCCGTTCTATCCCTATGCGCGCCAGGACAAGAAGCACCGTGGCCGCGAACCCATCTCCGCGCGCCTGGTCGCCGATCTGCTCAAGACCGCGGGCGCGGACCGGATCATCACCGTCGATCTGCACACCGATCAGATCCAGGGCTTCTTCGACGGCCCGGTGGATCACATGCACGCGCTCGTCCAGCTGTCGGAGTACGTGCGCAACCACTACACCCTCGACAACATCACCGTCGTCTCCCCCGACGCCGGACGGGTGAAGGTCGCCGAGAAGTGGGCCGACTCGCTGGGCGGCGCCCCCGTGGCGTTCATCCACAAGACGCGCGACCCGCTGGTGCCCAACCAGGTCAAGTCGCACCGCCCGGTCGGTGACGTCGACGGCCGCACCTGCATCCTGATCGACGACATGATCGACACCGGCGGCACCATCGCCGAGGCGGTCCGCGTGCTGCGGGAGGCGGGCGCCGGCGACGTCGTCATCGCCGCCACCCACGGCGTGCTGTCGGCCCCGGCCGCCGAGCGCCTGTCGGCGTGCGGCGCCAAGGAAGTGATCGTCACCAACACGCTGCCGATCACCGAGGACAAGAAGTTCCCCACCCTGACCGTGCTGTCCATCGCCCCGCTGCTGGCCCGCACCATCCGCGAGGTCTTCGAGAACGGCTCGGTGACCGGCCTGTTCAACGGCTCGGCTTAA
- the glmU gene encoding bifunctional UDP-N-acetylglucosamine diphosphorylase/glucosamine-1-phosphate N-acetyltransferase GlmU: MPQQTAVVVLAAGAGTRMRSKTPKVLHSLAGRSMLAHALHAANEIDPTYLVTVVGHDREVVGAAVSSVAAELGREIVSAVQEEQLGTGHAVQCALGSLPADFDGDLLVTSADVPLLDGHTLSALLDEHRSYPERSAVTVLTFAPEDPNGYGRIVRDAQGHVSEIVEHADATPAQAAIGEVNSGVYVFDASVLRVMIGRLTTANAQHELYLTDVLKLAREGGHPVHGARLLDAAKVTGVNDRVQMAAAARNLNRYILERHMRAGVTVIDPASTWVDAGVRIDRDAVLRPGVQLLGNTVIGEDAEIGPDTTLTDVVVGAGARVVRTHGEGATIGARATVGPFTYVRPGTVVGASGKLGAFVETKNADIGAHSKVPHLTYVGDATIGEYSNIGASSVFVNYDGVNKHHTVVGSHVRTGSDTMFVAPVTVGDGAYTAAGTVLRKNVPPGALAVSGGPQRNIEGWVQRYRSGTAAAQAAADAIAADDRASQATEQKDGNRE; encoded by the coding sequence ATGCCACAGCAGACCGCCGTCGTCGTTCTCGCCGCCGGAGCCGGAACACGGATGCGGTCCAAGACGCCGAAGGTGTTGCATTCGTTGGCCGGCCGCAGCATGCTCGCCCACGCGCTGCATGCGGCGAACGAGATCGACCCCACGTATCTGGTCACTGTGGTGGGGCACGACCGCGAGGTGGTCGGCGCCGCCGTGAGTTCCGTTGCGGCGGAACTGGGTCGGGAGATCGTCTCGGCCGTGCAGGAGGAGCAGCTCGGCACCGGGCACGCGGTGCAGTGCGCGCTGGGCTCGCTGCCCGCCGACTTCGACGGCGATCTGCTGGTCACCTCCGCCGATGTGCCGCTGCTGGACGGACACACCCTCTCGGCGCTGCTGGACGAGCACCGCAGCTATCCGGAGCGGTCGGCGGTCACGGTGCTCACCTTCGCTCCCGAGGACCCGAACGGCTACGGCCGCATCGTGCGCGACGCCCAGGGGCACGTGTCCGAGATCGTCGAGCACGCCGACGCCACCCCCGCGCAGGCCGCCATCGGCGAGGTCAACTCCGGCGTGTACGTCTTCGACGCGTCGGTGCTGCGGGTGATGATCGGCCGCCTCACCACCGCCAACGCCCAGCACGAGCTGTATCTGACCGACGTGTTGAAGCTGGCCCGCGAGGGCGGGCACCCGGTGCACGGCGCGCGCCTGCTCGACGCCGCCAAGGTGACCGGCGTCAACGACCGGGTGCAGATGGCCGCCGCCGCCCGCAACCTCAACCGCTACATCCTGGAACGCCACATGCGCGCCGGGGTCACCGTCATCGATCCGGCCAGCACCTGGGTGGACGCCGGGGTGCGCATCGACCGCGACGCCGTGCTGCGGCCGGGTGTGCAACTGCTCGGTAACACCGTGATCGGCGAGGACGCCGAGATCGGGCCGGATACCACGCTCACCGATGTGGTGGTCGGTGCGGGCGCTCGCGTGGTGCGCACCCACGGCGAGGGCGCCACCATCGGCGCGCGGGCGACCGTCGGCCCGTTCACCTATGTCCGGCCGGGCACGGTCGTCGGGGCGTCCGGCAAGCTCGGAGCGTTCGTCGAGACCAAGAACGCCGACATCGGCGCGCATTCGAAGGTGCCGCATCTGACCTACGTCGGCGACGCCACCATCGGCGAGTACAGCAACATCGGCGCATCGAGCGTGTTCGTGAATTACGACGGGGTGAACAAACACCATACGGTCGTGGGCTCGCATGTGCGGACCGGCTCTGACACGATGTTCGTAGCCCCGGTGACCGTGGGCGACGGCGCTTATACCGCGGCAGGTACTGTGCTGCGGAAGAACGTTCCGCCGGGGGCGCTTGCCGTGTCGGGCGGGCCACAGCGCAATATTGAAGGCTGGGTGCAGCGGTATCGATCCGGAACCGCTGCGGCGCAGGCGGCGGCGGATGCTATCGCGGCCGATGACAGGGCGAGTCAGGCAACCGAGCAAAAGGATGGCAACAGAGAGTGA
- a CDS encoding TetR/AcrR family transcriptional regulator — MTGTQRRQQLIEIGRALFAERGYDATSIEEIAQRAQVSKPVVYEHFGGKEGLYAVVVDREMSTLLSMITASLTRNRSRVRLEQVALALLTYMEERTDGFRILMRDQPVSAAEGTYSSLLNEAVNQVAHILAGDFQRRGFDTSLATLYAQALVGMVATAATWWLDERQPSKEVVAAHLVNLCWNGLTHLEADPQLASEWSSGTGA; from the coding sequence ATGACCGGTACGCAGCGACGGCAGCAGTTGATCGAGATCGGGCGGGCGCTGTTCGCCGAGCGCGGCTACGACGCCACCTCGATCGAGGAGATCGCCCAGCGCGCGCAGGTGTCCAAACCCGTTGTGTACGAACATTTCGGCGGCAAGGAGGGGTTGTACGCCGTGGTCGTCGACCGCGAGATGTCGACGCTGCTCAGCATGATCACCGCATCGCTGACCCGCAATCGCTCCCGGGTGCGGCTCGAGCAGGTGGCACTGGCGTTGCTGACATATATGGAGGAGCGCACCGACGGGTTCCGGATCCTGATGCGCGACCAGCCCGTATCGGCGGCCGAGGGCACGTATTCGAGCCTGCTGAACGAGGCGGTCAATCAGGTCGCGCACATCCTGGCGGGCGATTTCCAGCGCCGCGGCTTCGACACCAGCCTGGCCACCCTCTACGCGCAGGCGCTGGTCGGGATGGTCGCGACGGCCGCGACATGGTGGCTGGACGAGCGGCAGCCGTCCAAGGAGGTGGTCGCCGCGCACCTGGTGAACCTGTGCTGGAACGGGCTCACCCATCTGGAGGCCGACCCGCAGCTGGCGTCCGAATGGTCAAGCGGCACAGGGGCGTAA
- a CDS encoding TetR/AcrR family transcriptional regulator — MARQARAEITRDSVLAGAADVFLRLGYANASLSEIIAQSNVTKGALYFHFGSKEELARAVVDQGNERLISACQGFFDPRVPALEACIGITYVVADLTMNDPMVGAMLKLTHQIGDYRGATGDNIAKTWGETHRLLAERAIAQGDLEPDLEPETIGLLLQELTAGVHITAVGTDSIDQMAVRMERMWYFLLPSIVPKEKVAYFREFAARRLRRYVP; from the coding sequence ATGGCTAGGCAAGCGCGTGCGGAGATCACTCGCGATTCCGTTCTCGCGGGTGCTGCCGATGTCTTTCTGCGCCTGGGTTACGCGAATGCGAGTCTGAGCGAGATCATCGCGCAGTCGAACGTGACCAAGGGCGCGTTGTACTTTCACTTCGGCTCCAAGGAGGAGCTGGCGCGCGCCGTGGTCGATCAGGGCAACGAGCGACTGATCAGCGCCTGCCAGGGCTTCTTCGATCCGCGGGTGCCGGCGCTGGAGGCGTGCATCGGAATCACCTACGTGGTCGCCGATCTCACGATGAACGACCCGATGGTGGGCGCGATGCTCAAGCTCACCCACCAGATCGGCGACTATCGCGGCGCCACCGGCGACAACATCGCCAAGACCTGGGGCGAGACGCACCGGCTGCTGGCCGAGCGCGCCATCGCCCAGGGCGATCTCGAGCCGGACCTGGAACCGGAGACCATCGGCCTGCTGCTGCAGGAGCTCACCGCCGGCGTGCACATCACCGCCGTCGGCACCGACTCCATCGATCAGATGGCGGTCCGCATGGAACGCATGTGGTACTTCCTGCTGCCCTCGATCGTCCCCAAGGAGAAGGTCGCCTACTTCCGCGAGTTCGCGGCGCGTCGCCTCCGCCGCTACGTGCCGTAA